Below is a genomic region from Lampris incognitus isolate fLamInc1 chromosome 2, fLamInc1.hap2, whole genome shotgun sequence.
acaatacctaccacctccaaaaaaaattaggatcataagtgcatttttgcaaaaaagcatatattttgcataatgccaaaacatttgtcccagaaatttttttttatataggtgaaaaaatcaaagatgctcagaatcatctgaaatgccgagaaaagtggtttttagccatttttagaaaaatgcatattttgcatatttatgcataattatgcataattttaattttctgggatttttcccttactctctgagacaatacctaccacctccaaaaagaattaggatcataagtgctttagtttttggtcctgctatctacactaactaacacacacacacacacacacacacacactaacaccacacacacacacattacgaaaatatatgagtatatatatatatatatatatatgtgtgtatatatatgtgtatatatagtcTTTGTACACTATGTGGCCAAAAGTGTGGAAACCCAAACATCACACTGATATGTGCTTGTTGTACATcttattccaaaaccatgggcattaatttGGAGTCGGTCCCCCCTTTGAAGCAAAACAGCCTCCACTATTCTTCGAGGGCTTTCCActtgattttggaacatggctgttgggattcgctcccattcagccacaagagcatttgtAATGTTGGGCACTgaagttggggagaaggcctggctcacagtcggtgttccagttcatcccaaaggttttGGATGTGGTTGATGTCAGGTCTCTGTGCGGGGAAGTCAAGTTCTTTCCCACCACACTTGGCAAACCATGTCTACATGAACCTCACTTTGTGCACGGGGGCATTATCATGCTGAAACaagaaagggccttccccaaattgTTGCCATAATGTTGGAAGCACACAAGAATGTTGTTatctgctgtagcattaagatttcccttcactggaactaaggtgcCAACCCCAAACCATGACAAACAGCCTCAGGTCATTGTTCCTCCTactccaaactttacagttggcactatgcattcaggTTCCCCTGACATTCGCCAAACCTAGATTGGTCTGTCAGACCGCCAGATAGTGAAGTATGATTCATCACTGCAGCGAACACGTTTCCactggtgtgctttacaccactccagccgacacttggcattgcacatggtgatcttaggcttgtatgtggctgcttggccatggaaaccccatTCATGAAGCTGCCGATGAACTGTTCTTGTGCTGACGTCGCAACATTCAAAGTCAGTGTTGCAcaaacaagtgaaaagaaggccaTTGaaagatgtgtgtgcatgtgtgtgtgtgtgtgttgtagccaTCTAAAAAGCAAATAACAAACAGGACTTATCGGTGTGTGTGTTGAAAATAAATGCCTTGCACTTGCAGCATATAGAAAATGGCTCATACTGTCAGAAGGGTTTGACACTTGACATCTCTTCTTTCCACCAGCTGCAGCCTGGAAAGAAGAAAAGTCAAATCTTTGTCAGTGttgacaaacaaataagctcagtagtcaaaacaagtgtttttcaattacgacttctggggaaagtaaaggcctatctccctccgaatgatcttgaaagggtaattcatgcgttTATTAACTCTCGtctagattattgtaactcattgtatgttggcgtagctcagtcgtcgcttcgtcgcctgcagcttgtacaaaatgcagctgctcaccttctgacaggaaagaagcgacgtgatcacataacgcctgtactggcctcccttcattggcttcctgtctgttttaggatccagtttaagattttattacttgttctcaagtcgttaaatgggccggcaccatcttatttatctgagctaatacatcatcatacaccagtcactcaggtcaacaaaccagatgctttTACACGTTCTGAAatccaggcttaagaacagcggcgacagagcctttgcagtggctgcccctgatctctggaacaacttaccagcacacataagatctgctcagaccctagagacttttacatcttggttaaagacctacctcttctcgctggcattcaattcaagttgagctagacaccgtgattttattgtggaaatatacttttactcttgtgttttattgtttacattttaattcctttattttactttgacatgtatttttatattcatatgtgttacttattttatattgtattttaagcttgtgcagcactttggttcaactgtggttgttttaaatgtgctatataaataaacttgacttgacttgactttatcaCTTCAGGATGTTAGAGCAACTTTTGTCTTTCTGCTATTATCACTCGACAAACATATACAggacagcccccccccttcccatttaATTTTGAGGTGTCACTAGTGCTTTTCCAAGCTCTTCCAGAAAGAGTCCCCTCCTGTGGAGCTTTGTATCATCcccgtttggagacagctccatCCAGATCGGGACGACAAAAGCCTTACAGGTTAATATGTCCAAAATGTGGTAAATGACAACAGCCTTTCAGCCTCAATATTTCTTTCCCAACATTGTCATGATAATAAATAATGCAAGCGAGGGTACAGTGCTGAAAGAACTTGAAACAACATTTGAACAGGAGGAttaatttgtaaaaaaaacaacaacaaatgaatATCAAGCTATACCACTCATCATAACAGAACAAATTAATTTGGTGTTCCCATTTTTATGACAGTAGTCATAATTCCTGTCTACAGATTCCATACCTATAAGTGTTAAATTGAAATCAGTTGCTTCTATTTAGGCTAAAAatgacttaaaaaaataaaaaactggaaacgTGATGAGTTTAAGACACTGTTCCAACATGTTCGGATAGTAGAATAATGATGCTAAGCCATGAATTATAAGTACTTTCCAAATTAACTTAGTAGACGAAGACCAAGGCCCTGAGCAACAAGGAACTTAAACTCAGAAAAGAATGGGATAAGATACTGAATCACCACTTAACATGGTGATCATCAACGTTTAACATTTTCtgtctttatatatatacatatatatacatgtatgtatgtacacacacacgtgtgtgtgtgtgcattatcaGCATTGATtgcttttttttacatggtgatgctggtcgcaggCTTAtgtggtggcgtctggacactgcttggcatcctcctcatcatattcttcatatattttataattcaattataatgctgttatcctctttcagtgttgtgttctgcaaattgtgtaaacacaacctccattgcacgctgtccgtcttgggagagatccctcctctgttgctctccctgagctttcttcctattttgttctccctgttaaaggttttttttagggagttgttccttagccgatgcgaaggtctaaggacaggctgttgtgttgctgtaaagccccttgaggcaaatttttaatttaataataaaattgatttgacattCATTGTCTGTTTTCTTTCATGGTCAGTGAAGGAAAAGGATCTCTCTACCTGAACTTTCTGtgctatgctgtgtgtgtgtgtgtgtgtgtgtgtgtgtgtgtgtgtgtgtgtgtgtgtgttggaatggTTAATTTTGAACCCAATATTACCTAGAACTGGGTTTCCTAATAACTTAAATAATTTTTCTATCCTTCCTGACAGTTGACATTTGAAAACGACTGTAGCGGTGTAGCGGTCCTTATATGGCATGAATGTGCAACTCTGTAACAGGCAACCCTATTTTTAAATGCATTTGTACCAGAAAAGTGAAAAagtttgtcagtgtcactgtGTACTGGCTGTATGGAGACAATAATTATTGGTAGCTTGCTTAAAGCATTTTAGTTACagcttaaccccccccccgccccactctGTCTTCATACACAAATACATGGATAAATGAAAATTATAACTTTTCTAATGGGTATACATGTTATCAAATAATCCAAAGTAGACAAATAAAAGAGATGAATAAATCAAACAAATATAATTGAACGCGTGAACATTAAGTTTAAAGATGGGAAACTAGGGTGTTCTTCTACTGGTTAAATGACGTTATTCTTACGTTAGTTAAATGACGTTGTGGGTCGTAAGAAGAAATGCCTAGAAGAACCGATATTTCTCCGTCAGCAGAATGAATCAGACTCAAACAAAAACCATGTTCATGATTAAACAGCTCCCTCTCCCCAAACATAAGCGAGCGCTGATAATATTCTTCCCCATTATTTTGCAGTAATAGGTCAAATTCCTTGTTTTCGCAGCCCGTGCCCGCCGACTAATAAAACGGGCCGTTTCCTGGAGAATCGGTCCGCTTTGTACACACGCAGACGGAAGGAGAGCGTTCGTCGAGCGGAAACCAATGAGAAGTCTCATCTCCGGGCGAGCCTCCACTCTCTAGGCCAATCAGAGACGCGGAATTGGACCCGTGCCTCCGAGAGTACAGCAATGCGGTCATGTGACGGCGTCGAGAAAAGAATGCCAACATGGATCCGTGGCAAGGACGGGAGCCCTGTTATAACCACAACACGACGGAGTAAAACGCAATCGACGGAACGCTCCGTTTTGTCCTTTTAGAGTTTTATGTTGTTCCCCCCCATAATTAAAGCCGGTAGGTTCATAATCGAAAACGGATTACTTTGGTAATATGGCTTTGTTGGCTCGACGAATATAAATAGAATTTCGACCCGACCGAACTTGAGACTCGTGAATTCCCGGGAAGGCAGTGGTGTTCAGGTGGCTTACCATGTGCCCAGCGCCTCTCCTTGTGTTGCGGTAAAACTGTTGGTCAAAAAGATTATTTGCGCTTTGCTTTTGCTTTGTTTGTCCGAACGTCATTTGcgtctgtattttttttattcatttttttggcATCGTGCGGATGGGTGCGTCGCAAGGGGCCGTGTTGACGGAACGCGTTATGTGTACAAGTATTGGGCCTGCGTACGTCTGCTGCAACATGTGCGTGATGGTCAGATAGATGTTGCGTGATGTCGGCAAGAGCGACCCGGATTATTTCCGGATTCCTTCATTACTGCACTGTATACTTGTGTCCGAACTCATAGAATACCACGCGTAGGCTCCcttgtaaatgttttttttttccgagcTCAAAGCTTTCAAGTTGGTGATAACGCATCCATCTCGTTGGTACTTTCTCAGGTTTGTCGTATACTGTATTCCTGGCGTCCTCTACACTGTCTGGAGTGGATCAATGGTGTCTGTCAGCAGCCGAACGCTGATTTTGGAGAATGACTTGTTTAAGGACAGTGGCAGCCTGTTATCCCTGGGCCTGGGAGAGGAAGCAGGCAGCAGTTCAGCCTCCTGTTATAGCTCAGAAGCTGGAGAGCTGGGAGCTATGCTCAGCTCTAGccctgaagaggaggaggaggatgaggaggaggatggcaTAGATGAAGGGGCTCATCTGCGGATTTTTCTAGgaccagagagagaagaggaaatcAGCGATACTTGCCATGACCCCAGGCTGCCAGAATTCCCTCTCCAACTGCCCTCCCCATTCTCCCCGACCCTGGAGGACATAGAGGAGTTCCTGAGGGAAAAGATGGAACCTGTCAGAGAGGGGCTCATGGCATCTAAAGGCGAAGCCTCTTCCTCCCCCTGCAACTCCACTGAGCCTCCATCCTCCTCTGAACCCTCTTCTGCCTCACCTGTGACACAGAGTGACCCTGGGTCCACTGCCTCCCAGTGGAATCCCAGTCCAAACTTCCCTCAGAATCAACACAGCTGTCCCAGCCCTACTGACCTGTCCACTTCTCCCCCGATAACATCTTCACCCATCTCATCAGCCCCTACGTCAACCACCTCAGCCCCGCCAGTACTTTTGGGGGCTCCATTAGTTTTCAAGCTGCAGTCACTGCCTCTAGCTCAGCCCCAAACACAAACAGTGTCTACTCCTGGGGGCCCCAGTGGCATTCAACTTACACATCTAGTCGTGGGGCTCCAGGGTACCACAGGGCAAAATTTCACCCTGCTGGCCCCACAGGTGCCTTCTGTCCCTGCCACTATTGTGTCTCATAACAGCGGCAATGCAGGTGGAGCTGACCAGAAGTATGTGAAAATTGCCCCTCTCCCTATCACAATGAGGACTTTGGAGATTACAGGGATAACAGGGGTTAAGTGCCAAGGCAGTGGCCTGTTGAAGGCAGTGGCCCCCCGGGTGTCCAGAGCACCAGCTACAGAGACTCTGAGGGTCCATAAATGTTCCCACCCAGGCTGTGAGAAGATGTACACCAAAAGCAGCCACCTGAAAGCCCACTTCCGTcggcatacaggagagaaaccctaTACCTGTAGTTGGCCTGATTGCGGCTGGAGGTATACGTCATGATGAGTAGTTAAAAAATCACTGGCATTTACAGTAAAATAGATATATAACTGGGCAAAAATAGGATATTAACTGTAAATAACATCCATATTTCTGCTCTTATTTTGCCAGGTTCAGTCGGTCAGATGAACTGTCGCGTCACCGACGCTCTCACTCTGGAATCAAGCCATATgagtgctcactgtgtgacaAGAAGTTTGCCCGCAGCGACCATTTATCTAAACACACTAAAGTGCACCGCAGTTCAAGGCCCAGCAGGATCATCAGAGCTACAGTGTGACACTTTGACCAGGCTCAAACCCCAAGCTCAGCTTAGCCCTGCTTTAGTAAAGCCAAGTTACTCATGGACTCCCTCAGGGCTTTGGTTCCCCGTGAGCAGAGCTCACAAATGAATCTCGAGAGCTGGCTGTTGTTTCTCTTGCACCTTTGATGCTCCCTATTATTTTTGTGCCGTTTGCTCTCATATCTTTTGTTGGTCAACCTCCCTGCTCCTTAAGAGCACATGCTTATCACAGTGCTACAGTAAGCTAAAAGCCACCTCAGGAAAAAAAAGACTGGCTGCAGAAAATTGATTTCTGGCCTTGATACGGGCAGGGAAGACACACATGTAGGTGCTAACCTGATAAGATGACAAATCCACAAAAGAAGCCAGTCTTAACGTCAGAGACCTGTGTTTCTTGTAACCTGTTGCTAAACACTGCTATTTGTGCTCTGTTGCGCTTAAGTACATTTCACTTGGGTGGAACTTTCAAATTTTCACATTCTCCTGGAATTACATATAGAGTCCTGTAATCAGGAGTGGAAAACTAATTGCTTGACAAGACTAAATGAGTCTTGACTTGTCTACAACTTTGGTAACAGAAAATAATTCTCAAACTAATCGTGTTTTACTCATACACCCTCATCTTTTATCATAATCTACCCTGTTTTATCTATATGCCTTTTATGAAAACCCGATATCCCCCTAATCTTGATTGATGCCTTTGTCCATGCCACAGAACCCTCACTTGAGCCTACTTTTAGTGCTGTTACCTTAAAATTGCTCCTACTTACCTTTTGATTCTGAACACAAATTTCAGAGACAGAAATCATTGTGTTGTTTTGAGCGCACAAAAGTGACACCATTGTTGTGTGACCTACAATTTATAAGATCATTGTTCTCGTTCTTGAAAGCTCAGTCAATTAATGTGCCCCCGTAAATACTTGATGTATTTCTTGTAACTTTTGGCTTGACAATGCAAAGTGCAGCATTTCACTGCACTTATTTAAGGTAATGGTATTGCCTTTAACCCTTTGTTGGTTCTTGCACCAAGGAAAGCTAAGGATTTTAAACCTGAAAGTTTATCTCTATTTGATCATGTGCATTAACTTACGCAAAAGGACAACAATAACGTGTACATGTAGCCTttgagtggattttttttcttgtttttatcAGAGTATTTTCAATCAGCACATTAAGctattttgtaatttttttggAAGAGGTTTTGGTCTATCATGTGAGTTTGATTGTAGCGTGATCAATCTGGAATGTCACTGAATGGTTATGATCCCCAGGGATTTGGAGCCCTACTCTACTCGTTCACAACCTGTTAAGCTAAGTCTGCTGGTCTCAAGTGCAATTGTGCTAGTGGAAAATGGAAAAGGTCGATGTGTTCTACGGCAATTCCACAAAATGTATTGGAAGGTCCCATTGATGTTGAAATGTACTGTATTAGCTAGTGCTTTTACCATTATTGATTATATGGTCTAAAAAATGTATGCTGCTTGTTAACTGGTGCTACACATATGTGGATGATTTGGCCTAAATAGAGCACATAGATGAATAAAAAGAGCTCAAATAATTGGATCTTCTCCACTGGACCAGCAGATATATGTATTCATGACTACACACATAGGTTACAGGCAATCTTACCTTATGATGTGCAAATGTGGTGCTTTTTGGATAATGCACGAAGCAAAGTGCTATTACATGTAGCAATGCACAGTTATATAGCAATCACCCTCATGTATTTGTGCCGTTTCATTGATATGTTAAGTTTCATTTGCTTTTTGGATAATGCACAAAGCAAAGTGCTATTACATGTAGCAATGCACAGTTATACAGCAATTGCCCTCATGTATTTGTGTTGCTTCATTGATATATTAGGTTTCATTTTTCTAAAATGTGCTTAATCAAGAGACCCATTTaatcagacagacggacagacatgttTATCTGTCTGAACCAGAGATGTCTTTGTGTCTGAGCCTCCCCAGGCTGCTTCTACTGACCTACATCTAGATCTGTATTCTCCAATTATCCGgttttctctgtttctctttcatcCCAGCTGTACATCTGTTGGTATACAGGCTGTATTTTTTTGATTACCAGAAATGCTATTTTCCTATATACGTAAATAAACTGCAAGAACTCattaaaactgatttatatgcATCTTTGTCATTTTAGGGATGTTTATTCAGTCTATTTGTGAGTCTGTTTGAGTGTTGGAAGGAATCAAAATTGAACAAACCATTTCCATTGTCATGTCAGACAAATTTATGATAGCATAGAAATATGATGGTTGTGCTACCTGTCACAATGACCTGTATAATTAATCAAGGTTAGGAACCACAGACGGTAACCTACTCCTGATTTGTAAACCACACTTAAACTAGTCAATTGGTCTATGCCATGATGCTCAGCAACTGTGTCTGCAGAAGAATAGTAAAACTTCAGTTTGTTCGGCACCATACAATGGCAATGATTATAGCAGTGAGTAGGTGCTTCAATAACAACATCAAGGGCATTCCTTAATGTCAATGTCGGCACAGGAAATGTGGCCAGCAGATTTCGTTTCTGTAGCCACCAGCATGTTTCAGTGTGGTTGCAAAGCTATCGCAATGCCGTGGAATGTCAGAGAGCAATACATGGATAAAGAAGAGGGTAAGAAAGAGAGGAAGTTGCTGCTCTGTCACCAGTCATGCAGGAATGTCTGTCGATGCTTCCCagttgtgtttgggtgtgtgggaGTGTCTAGAGGGAACTGGGACAGGTTTCAAAGCATAATTGGCATTTCCTCCTTTCTGCATTCGTTCTCTCCTGTTGTTACCAATTTGAGGTGACGGGGGTCAACTAAACTGTGATGTGGCCTCTGTTGCATTTTGAGCCACAGAGCCGCCGCAGTTCTATGAACACAAAACAAAGACAAGAATTAGAGTTATTTTCAAAATGAAACATGGCTGCGATCTGTAATGTGATAAGAACAGCAGTCAACAATTGTGAACAGAGGCTACCATAGGTCAGAATGCTGGACAAGCTTTGACGTGGGAGAGCCTTCTCATTTTTATATCTGTGGTCTGATTTGACTACAGATACTGTAAGTGGTCTTATAAGTGAGTAAGCATATGAACTGCTCCCTTCAATAGATCATGGTTTTAGTAGTGCCATTGTGAGACTACTCCTTTGGCAGCTTGAATAGGACACTAATTTTGAGGTGATGTGGAATGCTTAATTTCATGGCGGTTCCCTCAATGCTTAACTATAAGCATGCATTCATTCCTGAGATAAATAGTTTTAAACTTTCTTTCatgataaattattattattggagCTGAGAACTGGTATCACATAGAAAACAAGGGAGCAGGGAATTTGTTTCTCTATTTTTTGGTGCCATAACCACATTCTTTTGCAACTTGACAGGCCAGGCCAGGAACTTGTGCCAAGATACTATTCGTGGAGTTCAGCTCTGCATTGGACGCCTCATACTAGGGCTCCTGCATGGCCAAGCATTCTCAGCCGACTGTTCCTGACCTATCTGTCACCGAATCACTTACTTTTTGACAAAAAGGAAACACCACATGAGGCCTGGAAAGCACGTTATATAAAGAGAGCATATTGAACATTGACGAAGTTTACAGAtgtatgctctctctcctctgttttccCTTCACCAAGAGATGCACATTCAGGACACATCTGTGAAACCTCAAAAAGCTAGCTGACAACCCCATCTGGTTTCACGCGCTTGCAGTGTGTCATAAAACAGACAGAACCAGGCAGCCAAAGATCCATTGCAACAAAAACAGCTGGGAGATCTGAAGATGGTGGAGGTGATAGTAGACTTCAGGAGAGCAACTCCCTCTGATTCTCTGGTCAACATCAAACATCAGTGCTTCAAAAATCACACCTGTTTGCATCACTTCAGGTTTCTGGGAACTCCAATCTCCTGAGATCGTAAGTGGGAGGACAACATTGACTCGATCATCAAAAATGCTCAGCCGAGGATGTGCTCCTTGAGAAAAATTCAATGGATGGCAATTGCATATGGCCATCATGGATGACCTTTTGGTTTAGGTCAGTCACCTCTTTAAAAGAGCCAGACTACAGTGCATCATCCAGAGGACAACCTTAATGGACCTCTATGACTCCAGGCCCATGAAATATGCCAGCAAGACCCAAGCTGATCCCTTTCACTCTGGTCACCACATATTCCAATCCCTCTGTCTAGGAAAGGGGTCAATAGTAAAACAACATGGACTGAGAATAGCTTAATT
It encodes:
- the si:ch211-117k10.3 gene encoding Krueppel-like factor 15 — encoded protein: MVSVSSRTLILENDLFKDSGSLLSLGLGEEAGSSSASCYSSEAGELGAMLSSSPEEEEEDEEEDGIDEGAHLRIFLGPEREEEISDTCHDPRLPEFPLQLPSPFSPTLEDIEEFLREKMEPVREGLMASKGEASSSPCNSTEPPSSSEPSSASPVTQSDPGSTASHCPSPTDLSTSPPITSSPISSAPTSTTSAPPVLLGAPLVFKLQSLPLAQPQTQTVSTPGGPSGIQLTHLVVGLQGTTGQNFTLLAPQVPSVPATIVSHNSGNAGGADQKYVKIAPLPITMRTLEITGITGVKCQGSGLLKAVAPRVSRAPATETLRVHKCSHPGCEKMYTKSSHLKAHFRRHTGEKPYTCSWPDCGWRFSRSDELSRHRRSHSGIKPYECSLCDKKFARSDHLSKHTKVHRSSRPSRIIRATV